A DNA window from Actinomycetota bacterium contains the following coding sequences:
- a CDS encoding zinc-binding dehydrogenase: MSLELYRSVPKYLGARAFGHSMPGLVAGPLSPLRYVDRREQAPPGPGWVRIAPRLSGICGSDLNTLAGRSSFYFSALVSMPFIPGHEVVGDLLDEAGDLHAGQRVVIDPVLSCAPRGLDPACGPCQSGQPWLCERVVAGHLKAGLQTGYCNSTGGGWSGTMMAHTSQLHPVPPGMSDEAAVMIEPTACAIHAVRRAGVQPGATVLVVGAGTVGLLTIAALTSMVPDVAVIAVVRHGRQARLAAELGATVVSSKEAIGAVRRATGAFRLRPERAEPFLLGGADVSFECVGSKDALDLALRATKGRGRIVLAGMPEGADLSPAWFRELELVGAYTGSGAFPEATRLVAEADLGRMVSEAYPLSRYRDAVDHAMSAGRLGGVKIAFDPRLDA, from the coding sequence ATGTCGCTGGAGCTGTACCGCTCCGTCCCCAAGTACCTCGGCGCCCGGGCGTTCGGCCATTCCATGCCCGGGCTGGTCGCCGGCCCGCTGTCGCCGCTGCGCTACGTCGACCGGCGGGAGCAGGCCCCGCCCGGCCCCGGCTGGGTGCGCATCGCTCCCCGCCTGTCGGGCATCTGCGGATCAGACCTCAACACGCTGGCCGGACGCTCCAGCTTCTACTTCTCGGCGCTGGTGTCGATGCCCTTCATCCCGGGCCACGAGGTGGTCGGGGACCTCCTGGACGAGGCGGGCGACCTGCACGCCGGCCAGCGGGTGGTCATCGACCCCGTCCTGTCCTGCGCCCCCCGGGGCCTCGACCCGGCGTGCGGGCCGTGCCAGAGCGGCCAGCCCTGGCTGTGCGAACGGGTCGTCGCCGGGCACCTGAAGGCGGGCCTGCAGACCGGCTACTGCAACTCCACCGGCGGGGGCTGGAGCGGGACGATGATGGCCCACACCAGCCAGCTCCACCCCGTCCCGCCCGGGATGAGCGACGAGGCGGCGGTGATGATCGAGCCGACCGCGTGCGCCATCCACGCCGTGCGCCGGGCCGGCGTCCAGCCCGGGGCCACCGTCTTGGTGGTGGGGGCGGGCACCGTCGGCCTGCTGACCATCGCTGCCCTTACATCGATGGTGCCCGACGTGGCGGTGATCGCCGTCGTCCGCCACGGCCGCCAGGCCCGCCTCGCCGCCGAGCTGGGCGCCACGGTGGTCAGCTCCAAAGAGGCCATCGGGGCCGTCCGCCGGGCCACCGGGGCCTTCCGCCTGCGCCCCGAGCGGGCCGAGCCCTTCCTGCTGGGCGGTGCCGACGTCTCCTTCGAGTGCGTCGGTTCCAAGGACGCGCTCGACCTGGCCCTGCGGGCCACCAAGGGCCGCGGCCGGATCGTGCTGGCCGGGATGCCCGAGGGGGCGGACCTGTCGCCCGCGTGGTTCCGGGAGCTGGAGCTGGTGGGGGCCTACACCGGGTCGGGAGCCTTCCCGGAGGCCACCCGGCTGGTGGCCGAGGCCGACCTCGGCCGGATGGTCAGTGAGGCCTACCCGCTCTCCCGGTACCGGGATGCGGTGGATCATGCGATGTCGGCGGGCCGGCTGGGGGGCGTGAAGATCGCCTTCGACCCCAGACTCGACGCCTGA
- a CDS encoding lactate racemase domain-containing protein: MSRPGFVLEVDERTPPLLFHNGEGFRLERLPLGSRVVYPPESLPGIKDVDAAIDHALDHPQGSEPLTALLTRGMKLTIAIDDISIPLPQMKTPDIRGRILEHVLERAARAGVDDVEIIIATALHRRMTAAEVKRAVGERVYRSFWPHALYNFDAEDPDALIHVGKTEMGEDVEISKRAATSDLLVYVNINLVAMDGGHKSVPVGLASYKSLKHHHNVHTMLHSRSYMDPPASALHSSATRMGHLLAEHVKIFTIETTLNNDTFGPPFDFLMRREWEWSAKDQAAYLATKASTDRAPAHLKRSIFHKIYSPYGITGINAGETEAVHTRTLANLHRQQLVEVNGQSDILIAGLPFVGPYNVNSIMNPILVVCLGLGYFFNLYRNQPLVRPGGVMIMFHPVRREFHQVHHPSYVDFFEEVLAETTDPAVIESKYEESFATDPWYIHLYRTSHAYHGVHPFYMWYWASHAMQHLGDVIFVGGDRKTVARLGFRSAGTLADALEMASETVGRTPRITALKVPPLLLADVR, from the coding sequence GTGAGCAGACCGGGCTTCGTGCTGGAGGTGGACGAGCGCACCCCTCCGTTGCTGTTCCACAACGGCGAGGGGTTCCGCCTCGAGCGCCTCCCGCTGGGGAGCCGGGTCGTCTACCCGCCGGAGTCGCTGCCCGGCATCAAGGACGTCGATGCCGCCATCGACCACGCCCTCGACCACCCGCAGGGCAGCGAGCCCCTCACCGCCCTCCTCACGCGGGGGATGAAGCTGACCATCGCAATCGACGACATCTCAATCCCCCTGCCGCAGATGAAGACGCCCGACATCCGGGGCCGCATCCTGGAGCACGTCTTGGAGCGGGCCGCCCGGGCGGGCGTGGACGACGTAGAGATCATCATCGCCACCGCCCTGCACCGCCGGATGACCGCCGCCGAGGTCAAGCGGGCGGTGGGGGAGCGGGTCTACCGCTCGTTCTGGCCCCACGCCCTGTACAACTTCGACGCCGAGGACCCCGACGCCCTGATCCACGTGGGCAAGACCGAGATGGGTGAGGACGTCGAGATCTCCAAGCGGGCGGCCACCAGCGACCTTCTCGTCTACGTGAACATCAACCTGGTGGCCATGGACGGCGGCCACAAGAGCGTGCCCGTGGGCCTGGCGAGCTACAAGAGCCTGAAGCACCACCACAACGTCCACACGATGCTGCACAGCCGCTCCTACATGGACCCGCCGGCCAGCGCCCTGCACTCCTCGGCCACCCGCATGGGTCACCTGCTCGCCGAGCACGTCAAGATCTTCACCATCGAGACCACGCTCAACAACGACACCTTCGGCCCCCCGTTCGACTTCCTGATGCGCCGGGAGTGGGAGTGGTCGGCGAAGGACCAGGCCGCCTACCTGGCCACCAAGGCGTCCACCGACCGGGCGCCGGCCCACCTCAAGCGCTCGATCTTCCACAAGATCTACTCGCCCTACGGCATCACCGGGATCAACGCCGGCGAGACCGAGGCGGTGCACACCCGCACCCTCGCCAACCTGCACCGCCAGCAGCTGGTCGAGGTCAACGGCCAGTCCGACATCCTCATCGCCGGGCTGCCCTTCGTCGGGCCCTACAACGTCAACTCGATCATGAACCCGATCCTGGTGGTGTGCCTCGGGCTGGGCTACTTCTTCAACCTGTACCGCAACCAGCCCCTGGTGCGGCCGGGCGGCGTGATGATCATGTTCCACCCGGTGCGCCGGGAGTTCCACCAGGTGCACCACCCCAGCTACGTGGACTTCTTCGAGGAGGTGCTGGCCGAGACCACCGACCCGGCGGTCATCGAGTCCAAGTACGAGGAGTCCTTCGCCACCGATCCCTGGTACATCCACCTGTACCGGACATCGCACGCCTACCACGGCGTCCACCCGTTCTACATGTGGTACTGGGCGTCGCATGCCATGCAGCACCTGGGCGATGTGATCTTCGTCGGCGGCGACCGCAAGACGGTGGCCCGCCTCGGCTTCCGCTCGGCGGGGACGCTGGCCGACGCCCTGGAGATGGCGTCCGAGACCGTCGGCCGCACCCCCCGGATCACCGCCTTGAAGGTGCCGCCGCTGCTGCTGGCGGACGTCCGGTAG
- a CDS encoding cupredoxin domain-containing protein, whose translation MSGHGFRRVALAATLVLCAACSSGGPTPVSMPGSVVNKGTVNLGSAAAPSVTVNMGDDWFSPSFVKAAPGTAVTVTVVEEGDVAHTFTIDGQNIDVALSKKGDRHTVTVTLPANGKPLIFYCKYHRSVGMQGALYS comes from the coding sequence GTGAGCGGGCACGGCTTCCGGCGGGTGGCTCTGGCAGCCACGCTGGTGCTGTGCGCGGCGTGCAGCAGCGGCGGGCCGACCCCGGTGTCGATGCCGGGCTCGGTGGTGAACAAGGGGACGGTCAACCTCGGCTCGGCCGCTGCCCCGTCGGTCACGGTGAACATGGGCGACGACTGGTTCTCCCCCTCCTTCGTCAAGGCGGCGCCCGGTACGGCGGTGACGGTGACCGTGGTCGAGGAGGGCGATGTCGCCCACACCTTCACGATCGATGGGCAGAACATCGACGTGGCCCTCAGCAAGAAGGGCGACCGGCACACGGTGACCGTGACCCTGCCGGCCAACGGCAAGCCGCTCATCTTCTACTGCAAGTACCACCGATCGGTGGGGATGCAGGGCGCCCTCTACTCGTAA
- a CDS encoding isochorismatase family cysteine hydrolase — MAPADPTLAGSALLVMDLMQGIAARYAEAGAGELLEALGGAIAAARHAGIPVIFVRIAFREGYPEVSSRNRFFGTLQQRGGFSEADEATAIVAALGPEPGDITVLKRRVSAFTGSDLDVVLRAQGITTLVLTGISTSGVVLSTLREAADRDYGLIVLADGCLDADPEVHRVLMEKVFPRQAEVTTVDDWCARLLQ; from the coding sequence ATGGCCCCCGCCGACCCCACCCTCGCGGGCAGCGCCCTGCTGGTCATGGACCTCATGCAGGGCATTGCCGCCCGCTACGCCGAGGCGGGTGCCGGAGAGCTGCTCGAGGCCCTGGGCGGGGCCATCGCCGCCGCCCGGCACGCCGGCATCCCGGTGATCTTCGTGCGGATCGCCTTCCGCGAGGGCTATCCCGAGGTCAGCTCCCGCAACCGGTTCTTCGGCACCCTGCAGCAGCGGGGCGGATTCTCCGAGGCCGACGAGGCCACGGCGATCGTGGCCGCCCTGGGCCCGGAGCCGGGCGACATCACCGTCCTCAAGCGCCGGGTGAGCGCCTTCACCGGCAGCGACCTGGACGTGGTCCTGCGGGCGCAGGGCATCACCACCCTGGTGCTCACCGGGATCTCCACGAGCGGCGTCGTTCTCTCCACGCTGCGGGAAGCGGCCGACCGGGACTACGGCCTCATCGTGCTGGCGGACGGCTGCCTGGACGCCGACCCCGAGGTGCACCGGGTCCTGATGGAGAAGGTCTTCCCCCGGCAGGCGGAGGTGACGACCGTCGACGACTGGTGCGCCCGCCTGCTCCAGTAG
- a CDS encoding HAD-IA family hydrolase, with amino-acid sequence MTLEAVVFDVDGTLADTERHGHRVAFNQAFAEANLPYEWDAESYGVLLELPGGEGRIARYLAAQGHEAGAAASMARALHRRKQDHFLALVRAGAIPPRPGMLRLIDELNAAGVRLGVATTGGRVWVIELLRTVFGPVRTRTFGAVVTSEDVDVHKPDPAAYRIALERLDCPADHAVAVEDSAVGLRAAKAAGLACLAVRNSYTRHHDFTGADLVVDGLGDGEGNGEGAGVVANPHGIIVEPVLGVETLRRLVSATAAAAA; translated from the coding sequence GTGACGCTGGAGGCGGTGGTGTTCGACGTGGACGGCACCCTGGCGGACACCGAACGCCACGGTCACCGGGTGGCGTTCAATCAGGCGTTCGCCGAGGCGAACCTGCCCTACGAGTGGGACGCCGAGAGCTATGGCGTGCTGCTGGAGCTGCCCGGCGGCGAGGGGCGCATCGCCCGCTACCTGGCCGCCCAGGGCCACGAGGCCGGGGCGGCGGCATCGATGGCCCGCGCCCTGCACCGGCGCAAGCAGGACCATTTCCTGGCCCTCGTGCGCGCCGGGGCGATCCCGCCCCGCCCCGGCATGCTGCGCCTGATCGACGAGCTGAACGCGGCCGGGGTCCGCCTGGGAGTGGCAACCACCGGGGGCCGGGTGTGGGTGATCGAGTTGCTGCGCACCGTGTTCGGGCCGGTGCGCACCCGGACCTTCGGGGCGGTGGTGACCAGCGAGGACGTCGATGTGCACAAGCCTGACCCGGCCGCCTACCGCATCGCGCTCGAGCGCCTGGACTGCCCAGCGGACCACGCGGTGGCGGTGGAGGACTCCGCGGTGGGGCTGCGGGCGGCGAAGGCGGCCGGCCTGGCCTGCCTGGCGGTGCGCAACAGCTACACGCGGCACCACGACTTCACCGGGGCCGACCTGGTGGTGGACGGGCTGGGCGATGGTGAGGGCAACGGTGAGGGCGCCGGCGTGGTAGCCAACCCGCACGGGATCATCGTCGAGCCGGTGCTGGGCGTCGAGACGCTCCGCCGGCTGGTGTCGGCAACCGCGGCCGCAGCGGCGTGA
- a CDS encoding SDR family oxidoreductase — MAGKRICMTGATGFLGTALLQRLLIDIPVERIDLLIRRDGPARLKTILSGSAFKPTVEAMGVDALRELAAAKVRPLTADLTKPDTIPVADDIDLIIHTAATVSFDPAVDDAFETNLKGTLNLYNAGGGKPFLHVSTAYVAGLTRGTQPEELLVRRVRWRAEAESASRARDDIEADSRRPELLASFESKARKEIGRAGPQSVAKRAEQFRRNWERDRLVEYGRARARSLGWPDAYTFTKALTELALDETAGDNPLAIVRPSIIESALERPTPGWIEGFRMAEPVILAFGRGALPEFPGIPEGVLDVIPVDLVVNAILAVAASPPKRRAVHHVSSGSRNPLKYRDLYDYCRAYFLDDPLPERGRGAYKVPVWTFPGRLAVKRKMDFAEKAISTAEKAVGRLPHGEFARKTARRVDDLRGRLDFAKRYAELYGPYVEAEVIYTDLRTKELFETLPAEDQAEFGFDPACYTWAHYFRDIHLPQITRSLRRVSPARTKPAVKLAPPARDQLVLAVYDIDRVIVASNVIEPYLWLRMAEQDGFERAREFVGLAGKGPGFLSAERRDRGEFLRKFYRLYEGASAAGIRALADTVLPELMLKRMAPAAIRRIRQHRALGHRVILMTAGLDFCFECLRPLCDELVCASLGELDGVFTGDLARPPLVGEARASWLNDYARDTGADLSASYGYADSLTDLPMLEAVGHPVAVNPEVPLARMANSRRWPVEIWEPGKGTPKVLVPPTPEDFTW; from the coding sequence TTGGCAGGCAAGCGCATCTGCATGACCGGGGCCACCGGTTTCCTGGGCACCGCGCTCCTGCAACGCCTGCTGATCGACATCCCGGTCGAGCGCATCGACCTGCTCATCCGCCGGGACGGCCCGGCCCGGCTGAAGACCATCCTGTCGGGCTCGGCCTTCAAGCCGACGGTGGAGGCCATGGGCGTGGATGCCCTCCGGGAACTCGCTGCCGCCAAGGTCCGGCCCCTCACCGCCGACCTCACCAAGCCGGACACGATCCCGGTGGCCGACGACATCGACCTCATCATCCACACCGCCGCCACCGTCTCGTTCGACCCGGCGGTGGACGATGCCTTCGAGACCAACCTCAAGGGCACCCTGAACCTCTACAACGCCGGCGGTGGCAAGCCCTTCCTCCACGTCTCCACTGCCTACGTCGCCGGGCTCACCCGGGGCACGCAGCCCGAGGAGCTCCTCGTCCGGCGGGTGCGCTGGCGGGCCGAGGCCGAGTCCGCCTCCCGGGCCCGGGACGACATCGAGGCCGACTCCCGCCGCCCCGAGCTGCTGGCCAGCTTCGAGTCCAAGGCGCGCAAGGAGATCGGCCGGGCCGGCCCCCAGTCGGTGGCCAAGCGGGCCGAGCAGTTCCGGCGCAACTGGGAACGGGACCGGCTGGTGGAGTACGGCCGGGCCCGGGCGCGCAGCCTGGGCTGGCCCGACGCCTACACCTTCACCAAGGCGCTCACCGAGCTGGCCCTCGACGAGACCGCGGGCGACAACCCGCTCGCCATCGTCCGGCCCTCGATCATCGAGAGCGCCCTGGAGCGCCCCACCCCGGGCTGGATCGAGGGGTTCCGCATGGCCGAGCCCGTCATCCTGGCGTTCGGCCGGGGCGCCCTGCCCGAGTTCCCCGGCATCCCCGAAGGGGTACTGGACGTGATCCCGGTGGACCTGGTAGTCAACGCCATCCTGGCGGTGGCGGCCTCCCCGCCCAAACGCCGGGCGGTGCACCACGTCTCCAGCGGCTCCCGCAACCCGCTGAAGTACCGGGATCTCTACGACTACTGCCGGGCCTACTTCCTGGACGACCCCCTGCCCGAGCGGGGCCGGGGCGCCTACAAGGTCCCGGTGTGGACCTTCCCGGGGCGGCTGGCGGTCAAGCGCAAGATGGACTTCGCCGAGAAGGCGATCTCCACTGCCGAGAAGGCGGTCGGCCGCCTGCCGCACGGCGAGTTCGCCCGCAAGACCGCCCGCCGGGTGGACGACCTCCGGGGCCGGCTGGACTTCGCCAAGCGCTACGCCGAGCTCTACGGCCCGTACGTCGAGGCCGAGGTGATCTACACCGACCTGCGCACCAAGGAGCTGTTCGAGACGCTGCCCGCCGAGGACCAGGCCGAGTTCGGCTTCGACCCGGCGTGCTACACGTGGGCGCACTACTTCCGGGACATCCACCTGCCCCAGATCACGCGCTCGTTGCGCCGCGTCTCGCCCGCCCGGACCAAGCCGGCGGTGAAGCTGGCCCCACCCGCCCGGGATCAGCTGGTGCTCGCGGTCTACGACATCGACCGGGTGATCGTCGCCTCCAACGTCATCGAGCCCTACCTGTGGCTGAGGATGGCCGAGCAGGACGGCTTCGAGCGGGCGAGGGAGTTCGTGGGCCTGGCCGGGAAGGGCCCGGGCTTCCTCTCCGCCGAGCGCCGGGACCGGGGCGAGTTCCTGCGCAAGTTCTACCGCCTGTACGAGGGGGCCTCGGCCGCCGGCATCCGGGCGCTGGCTGACACCGTGCTGCCCGAGCTGATGCTGAAGCGCATGGCCCCGGCCGCCATCCGCCGCATCCGCCAGCACCGGGCCCTCGGGCACCGGGTGATCCTGATGACCGCCGGCCTCGACTTCTGCTTCGAGTGCCTGCGCCCGCTGTGCGACGAGCTGGTGTGCGCCTCGCTCGGCGAGCTCGACGGCGTCTTCACCGGCGACCTCGCCCGGCCCCCGCTGGTGGGCGAGGCCCGGGCGTCGTGGCTCAACGACTACGCCCGGGACACGGGGGCCGATCTCTCGGCCTCCTACGGTTACGCCGACTCGCTCACCGACCTGCCGATGCTGGAGGCGGTGGGGCACCCGGTGGCGGTGAACCCCGAGGTCCCGCTGGCCCGGATGGCGAACTCCCGGCGGTGGCCGGTCGAGATCTGGGAACCGGGCAAGGGCACCCCCAAGGTGCTGGTGCCGCCGACGCCCGAGGACTTCACCTGGTGA
- a CDS encoding NAD(P)-dependent oxidoreductase produces MDTHLSAQSERVALVTGATGFMAHHLIPTLLDRGWEVRATARGPRPAWLAGAVGYGSVDLADPGADLKAVCAGVDTVFHLAGATSSLSSPEEMHQSNAVATANLVEGALGAGVGRFVHMGSTSVYGEEEPLPQPVVETVEPHPSRGYGKAKWLAEQAVWAGARKGLPAVVLRPVSVFGPGAIKLVASAVLDVAIERFAGQATFAVERAPVELRLVHIADVVGAAMHLATADLPQVEGKAYNVVAPWYPSALELAALITTHLGLELQACEAPPCGLSLTSRRKAWEAMTAGGMVPAILFTDERLRFLKKQNRNNRLSIDALLGTGYALAYGTAEAVARGMRETIDWYLAQGWIR; encoded by the coding sequence TTGGACACCCACCTCAGCGCACAGTCGGAGCGCGTCGCGCTCGTCACCGGGGCCACCGGGTTCATGGCCCACCACCTGATCCCCACTCTGCTGGACCGCGGGTGGGAGGTGCGTGCCACCGCACGGGGACCCCGGCCCGCCTGGCTGGCGGGCGCGGTGGGCTACGGATCGGTGGACCTGGCCGACCCGGGCGCCGACCTCAAAGCCGTGTGCGCCGGCGTCGACACCGTCTTCCACCTGGCGGGCGCCACCAGCTCGCTGTCGTCCCCCGAGGAGATGCACCAGTCCAACGCGGTCGCCACCGCCAACCTGGTCGAGGGGGCGCTAGGGGCGGGCGTGGGCCGCTTCGTGCACATGGGGTCCACATCGGTCTACGGCGAGGAGGAGCCGCTCCCCCAGCCCGTGGTCGAGACCGTCGAGCCACACCCCAGCCGGGGCTACGGCAAGGCGAAGTGGCTGGCGGAGCAGGCGGTCTGGGCCGGCGCCCGCAAGGGCCTCCCGGCCGTGGTGCTGCGCCCCGTGTCGGTGTTCGGGCCGGGCGCCATCAAGCTGGTGGCCAGCGCGGTGCTGGACGTGGCCATCGAGCGCTTCGCCGGGCAGGCCACCTTCGCCGTCGAGCGTGCCCCGGTGGAGCTCCGGCTGGTACACATCGCCGATGTCGTAGGGGCCGCCATGCATCTGGCGACGGCGGACCTCCCCCAGGTCGAGGGGAAGGCTTACAACGTGGTCGCCCCCTGGTACCCCTCCGCCCTCGAGCTGGCCGCGCTGATCACCACCCACCTCGGCCTGGAGCTGCAGGCCTGCGAGGCTCCGCCCTGCGGCCTGTCGCTGACCTCCCGGCGCAAGGCCTGGGAAGCGATGACGGCAGGCGGCATGGTGCCCGCCATCTTGTTCACCGACGAGCGCCTGCGGTTCCTGAAGAAGCAAAACCGCAACAACCGCCTGAGCATCGACGCCCTGCTGGGGACCGGGTACGCCCTCGCCTACGGGACCGCCGAGGCCGTGGCCCGGGGGATGCGGGAGACCATCGACTGGTACCTGGCACAGGGGTGGATCCGGTGA
- a CDS encoding ABC transporter permease subunit, with protein sequence MIRLTKVELRRLFKRRLFRVLLAALFLTVLAIIVVNGALSNRDLAGAHAKAQQEAQGFLTQRPPGLEQACGGSVTITPAPASASRDGPGPVLKGAGPCTIFAPSASDLYQDPRFSFADNGTHLVVAAIALVSILGFVIGTGFIGAEWTAGTFPLLLTWEPRRLRVLGSKLAALIITFVAIGVVTTVLLLFGGWLIAATRGTTAGITGAVKHHILMYSLRGLLLVVALTGAGAAIAGLTRHTAAALVGAVGYLVVFEIVVRRQHPEWIRWLLTTNAGALIGGWVHVDPVIRGPARFLSTPPPSVFVHADRAALFLGILLVVLVATWALVLLRRDIDESAR encoded by the coding sequence GTGATCCGCCTCACGAAGGTCGAGCTCCGGCGCCTGTTCAAGCGCCGGCTGTTCCGGGTGCTGCTGGCCGCCCTGTTCCTGACCGTGCTGGCCATCATCGTCGTGAACGGGGCCCTCTCCAATCGCGACCTGGCGGGCGCCCACGCCAAGGCCCAGCAGGAGGCGCAGGGATTCCTGACCCAGCGGCCGCCCGGACTCGAGCAGGCGTGCGGGGGGTCGGTCACCATCACGCCCGCCCCGGCGAGTGCCTCCCGGGACGGTCCCGGGCCGGTGCTCAAGGGCGCTGGCCCGTGCACCATCTTCGCCCCGTCCGCATCCGACCTCTACCAGGATCCCCGCTTCTCCTTCGCCGACAACGGCACGCATCTGGTGGTCGCCGCCATCGCGCTGGTCAGCATCCTGGGCTTCGTCATCGGGACCGGGTTCATCGGGGCCGAGTGGACCGCCGGCACGTTCCCGCTCCTGCTCACCTGGGAACCCCGCCGGCTGCGGGTGCTGGGCTCCAAGCTGGCTGCGCTCATCATCACCTTCGTCGCCATCGGGGTGGTGACCACCGTGCTGCTCCTCTTCGGCGGCTGGCTGATTGCCGCCACCCGGGGCACGACGGCAGGCATCACGGGCGCGGTCAAGCACCACATCCTCATGTACTCCCTGCGCGGCCTGCTCCTCGTCGTGGCCCTGACCGGTGCCGGGGCGGCCATTGCCGGGCTGACCCGCCACACCGCGGCGGCCCTGGTCGGGGCGGTCGGCTACCTGGTGGTCTTCGAGATCGTCGTGCGCCGCCAGCACCCGGAGTGGATCCGGTGGCTGCTCACCACGAACGCCGGGGCCCTCATCGGTGGGTGGGTGCACGTCGATCCGGTGATCCGGGGGCCTGCCCGCTTCTTGTCGACCCCGCCGCCCTCCGTCTTCGTGCACGCCGATCGGGCGGCCCTGTTCCTCGGGATCCTGCTCGTGGTCCTGGTCGCCACCTGGGCGCTGGTCCTGCTGCGCCGGGACATCGACGAGTCGGCCCGCTAG
- a CDS encoding NlpC/P60 family protein produces MARLALARLVGDLRSSHRAHRAHRRTAAVAVLACALAVLAPTLPPQSAGAVSQATVQAQIDTLSSKIATLDEEYNQAEIHLQQVQAQINDDKALSAKAQGTRAELVQVASQQAAAFYKVGAPTVLEAFLSSKDLKEFNQRMELITQVSSWESGIITKLQIADQRAQNAGTVLASALNQAQAISAQLASERSNLKTQLASEQVLLGQINAASRTAAARAAAARAAQVQARLTAATASAANLPALPTSGAAGAALRVAMEQIGKPYLWAGAGPGSFDCSGLTMFAYRAAGISLPHSAAAQYYSEPHVARSQLQPGDLVFYGSPIHHVGIYVGNGMMVHAPETGELVQVAPLQGDYVGAARPGV; encoded by the coding sequence ATGGCCCGTCTGGCCCTCGCCCGATTGGTGGGCGACCTCCGCAGCTCGCATCGAGCGCACCGCGCGCACCGGCGCACCGCAGCCGTGGCTGTGTTGGCCTGTGCCCTGGCTGTGCTCGCCCCGACCCTTCCCCCGCAATCGGCCGGGGCGGTCTCGCAGGCGACGGTCCAGGCCCAGATCGACACCCTGTCCAGCAAGATCGCCACCCTGGATGAGGAGTACAACCAGGCCGAGATCCACCTGCAGCAGGTGCAGGCCCAGATCAACGACGACAAGGCCCTGTCCGCCAAGGCGCAGGGCACCCGGGCGGAGCTGGTCCAGGTGGCCTCGCAGCAGGCGGCAGCGTTCTACAAGGTCGGGGCACCCACGGTCCTGGAGGCGTTCCTCAGCTCCAAGGACCTGAAGGAATTCAACCAGCGCATGGAGCTGATCACCCAGGTGAGCAGCTGGGAGTCGGGGATCATCACCAAGCTGCAGATCGCCGACCAGCGCGCCCAGAACGCCGGCACCGTCCTGGCCAGCGCGCTCAACCAGGCGCAGGCCATCAGCGCCCAGCTCGCCTCAGAACGCTCCAACCTCAAGACGCAGCTGGCCTCCGAGCAGGTGCTCCTCGGCCAGATCAACGCCGCCAGCCGGACCGCCGCCGCCCGGGCCGCCGCCGCCCGGGCCGCCCAGGTGCAGGCCCGCCTGACTGCTGCCACCGCCTCCGCCGCCAACCTCCCGGCCCTCCCCACCTCGGGCGCGGCGGGCGCCGCTCTGCGGGTGGCCATGGAGCAGATTGGCAAGCCCTACCTCTGGGCCGGGGCGGGGCCGGGCAGCTTCGACTGCTCCGGCCTCACGATGTTCGCCTACCGGGCCGCCGGGATCTCGCTGCCCCACTCGGCCGCCGCCCAGTACTACTCCGAGCCCCACGTCGCCCGCAGCCAGCTGCAGCCCGGGGACCTCGTGTTCTACGGGAGCCCGATCCACCACGTGGGCATCTACGTGGGCAACGGGATGATGGTGCACGCCCCCGAGACCGGCGAGCTGGTCCAGGTGGCGCCGCTGCAGGGCGACTACGTGGGCGCCGCCCGCCCGGGGGTGTAG
- a CDS encoding O-acetyl-ADP-ribose deacetylase encodes MAEISIVRGDLTTQEVDAIVNAANSSLLGGGGVDGAIHRRGGPEILAACRELRRTSHPGGLPTGEAVATTAGRMAARWVIHTVGPVWSPREDRSPLLAACHTNALRVASELGARTIAFPAISTGVYGYPLAEAAPVAVATVRAAGGDFDEIRFVLLGDEAYAAFERALRRS; translated from the coding sequence TTGGCTGAGATCAGCATCGTGCGGGGCGACCTCACCACCCAGGAGGTCGACGCCATCGTCAATGCCGCGAACTCCTCGCTGCTGGGCGGCGGCGGCGTGGACGGGGCGATCCACCGCCGGGGCGGCCCCGAGATCCTGGCGGCGTGCCGGGAGCTGCGCAGGACGAGCCACCCGGGCGGGCTCCCGACGGGCGAGGCGGTGGCAACCACTGCCGGCCGGATGGCCGCCCGCTGGGTGATCCACACGGTGGGGCCGGTATGGTCGCCAAGGGAGGACCGCTCCCCCCTGCTGGCTGCCTGCCACACGAATGCCCTGCGGGTGGCGAGCGAGCTGGGGGCCCGGACGATCGCCTTCCCGGCAATCTCCACCGGGGTGTACGGCTACCCGCTGGCCGAGGCGGCGCCGGTGGCGGTGGCCACGGTCCGGGCGGCGGGCGGGGATTTCGACGAGATCCGCTTCGTGCTGTTGGGCGACGAGGCGTACGCCGCCTTCGAGCGGGCCTTGCGCCGTTCCTAG